The Anabaena sp. PCC 7108 region AAGTTGGTTCAGAAGGCTATGTAATTGGTGTAGATATGTCTCCTGGAATGCTAAATCAAGCCAGAGAAAAATTTGCAGTAGCAGGATTACAAAACATCGAATTTGTTGAAGCAGATGCAGAGTATCTAAATTTTAATGATGGTAGTTTTGATGTCATCTTTTGTTGTTCAGCAATTGTATATTTTACTGATATTCTTGCCAGTTTACAAAAGTGGCATCGCTTCCTAAAACCAGGAAGATTTGTTGCGTTTACTTGTCCTCCTGAAACTGCCTATATGGCATCTGTTTATGTGAATATCTGTACAAAATTTTTCGGCATACCCTTGACACATATTCTCGCACCACTTGGTAGTCCTGAAAAGTGTCATAACTTGCTAAAAAAGGCGGGTTTTAGAGATATTGAGATTAAAATTGAACCACGCGGAAGATATCGCAATTTCAGTAATCAGGAATTATCTAGTCAATTTTTAAATTTAATATTTAAAGGAAATCCACTGTTACTAGAAATATCACCAGAACAATTAAATCAGTTACAAGTTGAATACAAATCAGAAATAGAAAAACTAGTAACTGATCAAGGAGTTTGGGAAGATACTACAACCTTCTTTGTTAAAGCTAGAAAATAAATTGATTACATATTATTCCAAATCACGATGACGAAACGGTTTAGCATTTGCACCCGTGTAACTAGATACAATATGACCATCACCGGACATTTGATATTTATATGTTATCAAACCTTCTAAACCAACGGGTCCGCGAGGTGGCATTTGTTGAGTGCTAATTCCCACTTCTGCACCAAAACCATAACGGAAACCATCTGCAAAACGAGTTGAACAATTGTGATAAACTCCCGCTGCATTTACTAAAGCTTGGAATGTTTCTGCTGTTGTTATATCTTCGGTAATAATTGCTTCTGTGTGACGAGAACCATATTCGCTAATGTGAGTTATTGCTGCTTCTAAAGAATCAACAATTTTAATTGATAAAATTAAATCGCTGTATTCTGTTTTCCAGTCTGTTTCCGTTGCAGCCGCAATATTATCTAAAATTTGCAAAGTGGGTTGATCACCTCTTAATTCAACATTCTCTGTTTGTAAAGCTGCGGCAACTTTGGGGAGGAAGTCAGCAGCAATGCTGCTGTGAACTAATAAAGTTTCAATGGCATTACAACCTGATGGATATTGAGTTTTGGCATCAACAGTAATATTAATGGCTTTGACAATATCAGCCATTTTATCTACATAAAGATGACAAATTCCATCAGCATGACCTAATACTGGAATGCGAGTATTTTCCTGGACAAACCTGACAAAAGAATTAGAACCTCTGGGAATAATTAAATCTACATATTTATCTAATTGCAAAAGTTCTAAAATCTCTTCTCTGGTAGTTAGCAATTGCACGGCATCAGGGTTAACAGCAGTATGAGATAAACCTTGTTTAATGGCTTTAACTATGGCTTCACAAGAACGTAAAGCTTCTTTACCACCTTTGAGAATGACACCATTACCGGATTTTATTGCTAAAGAAACAATTTGAATAGCTGCTTCGGGACGGGCTTCAAAAATGATTCCTAAAACACCCAAAGGACAAGTAATGCGTTTGAGAATTAAGCCTGTGTCAATTTCCCGGTGAATTTGCACCTTACCAACAGGATCATCTAACTTACCAACATCTCGCACCCCAGCGATCGCATCTCTTAACTTATGTTCATCTAACTGCAACCGTTTATAAAGGGGTTTAGCGATTCCTGCGGCTGTCGCTGCTTGACAATCAGCCAGATTTGCTGTCAATATTTCCTCTCTAGCTGATTCTAAAGCCAGAGCGATCGCTTCAATCGCTTGATTTTTCTCCTTAGTCGAAAGAACTCCCAGCTTACTAGCAGCTTGACGAGTTTTTTGAGCAATCTGAATTAAAGAATAAATAACTGGTACAGTAGTCATGGTAAAAATAAATTTATTTACAGTAGTAGTCAGTTTAGCAGTGATAATTTCTTACAGCACTAAAACCTTTTTGGACTTCATTAACCTGAAATCCGCTGTATGATAGCAGTGTATCCAGTTTACCGGGGAGCATCCCAAATGTGTAAGTTTATTTTTTATCTGAGCTTCCAACTGAATACAAAGCATAAAATAAACGAACCGCGAAGACGCGAAGAGCGCGTTCGCGTAGCGTGCCGAAGGCATAGGTAAGAGGTAAAACAGGTTTTTTGGGTTAGTTGCGTATATTTTTGCAAAATTGGGATGATCCCGTTTACCGAAAGTGGGTGGATAAAAATTGATGATTGCTAGTTACTTTCCTTCTGCCCCAGTTCACATGATCTAATGACCAAGTTGAGTTTTTGCCTGTTGCCAGAGAGCATCTAACTCTTCTAAACTGTAATCTGAAAAAGGACGTTCAATAACGTTTTCCATTTTTTGTAAACGTTGGATAAATCGCTGACTTGTACCTTGCAAACCTGCACTGGGGTCAAGATTATGCCATCTCGCAACTTGAATAATTGCAAATAGCAAATCACCTAACTCTGATTCTTGTCTAGCCGGTGTTTCCTCAGCTAAAGCCTGTTGAAATTCCCCTAACTCTTCATGAAACTTGCCCCAAACCTCATCAACATTATTCCACTCAAAACCAACATTAGCAGCCTTTTGAGAAATCTTCATCGCTGCATTTAATGGCGGAAGACTGCGCCGATAACGACTAAGTTTATCACTAAGTTTTTGCGCTTCTGGAGTTTCTCCCTTTTCCGCTGCTTTGATAGTTTCCCAATTTTGGTGTACCTCATCCATACTTTGCACCTTGACATCACCAAAAACATGAGGATGACGACGAATCAACTTTTGAGAAATACCCTTAGCCACATCTTGCAGAGAAAAATCACCAGCTTCACTAGCAATTTGCGCCTGTAGCACCACCTGTAATAATAAATCACCTAACTCTTCAGCGATCGCACCTTTATCCCCAGTTTGAATCGCATCAACCACCTCATAAGCCTCCTCAATCACATAAGGCGTAAGACTTTCAGGCGTTTGTGCCAAATCCCAAAGACAACCTTCCGGCGATCGCAATTTCGCCACCACCTCAATTAACTCCTGCAAAGCCACCAAAGACTCATTACCTTCCATAAAACCTCCTCTTCCCTCTGCGTTTACCTTTGCGTACCTCTGCGTTTTTTAACCGCCTTTACACCCCGCGTCGGTTTACGCTTCTTAATTTTGCCATTAGGAAGTAACCCTTGAATCCCTTGTTTCTGAAAACGTTTATAAGCCGAACCAGTCCAATCGCTGAGAGAATGACTCATCGCCCCAATTTCAAAGCCAAGAAACAGAGCAAAAAATTCTCCATAATAGAGAGAGAGCGATCGCCCTACACCACTCCAAACCTCCCCCCAGTTCAAAGCGACATTACCCAACTTCGCCAAAACCACCAAAACTATCAGCCCCACAACCACCAGAAAACTCGTCAGATACACCACCCGCAAAGTCGTACCAATAATCGGTCCATGGGATAAAAAAGAGCGATGACGCAGACTCTTTTGATAAGGTAGCCAAATCCAACGCAAAAACCCCCATCGCTGAAACTGACGCGAGTAAATATCCAAATCGGGGCCAAACATCAGCCCTCCAAATATAAACCCTCCCGCCACCAACAACGTCATATTACTGCTGCGAGTGGAAATCAAAGTCACACCCGCCACAAATGGCAAAGACCAGATAGTAATGCGATCGTGCGTCTGACCAGAAGGCATATTCAGTCCTGAGTTCTTTTAGCTAGGCGTTTAGCCCTTACTGAGTAAGTATAGTTCTTAAAAGCATATACAAAAAAAAATTCCCAAAGACTTGCAAAATTCCAAATAGCTATGTTATATTAAACAAGTGAGAAAAACGGGCGGTTAGCTCAGTTGGTAGAGCGCCTGCCTTACAAGCAGGATGTCATCAGTTCGAGTCTGGTACTGCCCATTTAAAGCAAAAACAAAATTCTAAATATAGCAGTTTGCAATTAGTTTGTGAACTGCTAAATTTTTTATGGCAGTAAATTCGTTTCGTCTTGTCAAGACACAACTGCATTATTTAACATACTCTACAAATTCCTTTTATATATCGTTGCACCCGCTTTTGTTACATTTCCTCTGGAAACCAGCACAGGCGGACTCCGGGAAGCCACTTCGTATCTTGACTGTATATAGCCAAGACTTCCAGTCACCAGTAGTTCCATAACTGATAAGCAAGCCCCCATAACGCTATCTATTATTTTTTGTCAAGTTATATTGACAGTTCGTAATAAACTTGTTATATTTGTTTACATAAAGTAACAACCCAAAAGAAAAACATTATGTATACCACCATTAACGAAAACGGCATTCTCAATAACTACTCCACTGAGCCAAAACTTTACTACGCAGAATATCCTACTAAAAAGCAACAAAACCGCTACGTCTTTCAAGGTGTAGTTGCAGTTTTATTTGTTTCATCTATAGTTTTAATTGCGTTAGGAGTTAGTTAATATTTTAAATTTTTAGTATTAGTGTCTAAATCGTCATTCTTATTTCTCCTATAAACCTCGGTTAGTTTCGCCGGGGTTTTTTTATTGCTTAATTTTCTTTCATCCAATTCTCTGGTTTTTCAAAGAGTTAGGACTTACGCAAGTGTCATACTCAAAATCTGTTGTAGGGTGCTTTACTACTGCATAAATCCTGCAAATAACTAGATTATTGATATCTGACGCACCCTACCAATGTGGCAGTTGCGTAAGTCCTAGAGTATTTTTGAATGTAACGCGATCTGATGAAAGCAGCGTCCTCACAATTCAATTCATCCCACGCTCCTAAGAGTGAGACGTGGGGCTTCTTGCTGCTTATGCTAAAAAGGGAGAATAGCCTATAAATATCCTCCCCTGGTCTCCCTATTTCTAATTAACTCCCCGTAATTTCCGAGTATTATCAACTAAACTCTGAGCAAATTGATCAAAGCGTTGAGATACCTTTTCATCCAGCAACTTACCTTCAGAGTTAAAAGCTGCATAAGCTTGTCCGATAGCTATCTGTTCGGGAATCACCCAACCATGCACCCAACGAATAATTAACCGTAGGTCATTGAGGGCGTTACTATTAGACTGACCGCCTAAAATACTAATTAATCCTGTTACCTTCCCCGATAGTTCTTCAAAACTCATCAAATCTAGAGCATTTTTGATGACACCACTAACGCTGCCATGATATTCTGGTGTGGCCAAAATCAAGCCGTCTGCATTGCGAACGGTATCGCGCAACCGTTGTACATCTGGGTATTCTGAATAATCTTTACCACCATTGCAAAAAGGTAGCTGCATTTGCCGTAAATCGAGAATTTCGACTTCTGCACCTAAAGCGGCTACTCGTTGTACTGCTACTTGTAACCCTAGCTGGGTATAGGAGCCAGGTCTTAAACTACCACCAATACCAACAATTTTTACCATAGTTCACCCACCAAACTAGAATTTTTAAAAGCGTAGTCATTATGATTATGACTATTTTAGTGATTGATTGCGTAATATGTCAAATTTTA contains the following coding sequences:
- a CDS encoding class I SAM-dependent methyltransferase, whose amino-acid sequence is MDNYKQQIIELFNSRTAYDQEKGSQHPREASLLLESVRIQQGQKILDIATGTGLVAIPAALKVGSEGYVIGVDMSPGMLNQAREKFAVAGLQNIEFVEADAEYLNFNDGSFDVIFCCSAIVYFTDILASLQKWHRFLKPGRFVAFTCPPETAYMASVYVNICTKFFGIPLTHILAPLGSPEKCHNLLKKAGFRDIEIKIEPRGRYRNFSNQELSSQFLNLIFKGNPLLLEISPEQLNQLQVEYKSEIEKLVTDQGVWEDTTTFFVKARK
- a CDS encoding glutamate-5-semialdehyde dehydrogenase, whose product is MTTVPVIYSLIQIAQKTRQAASKLGVLSTKEKNQAIEAIALALESAREEILTANLADCQAATAAGIAKPLYKRLQLDEHKLRDAIAGVRDVGKLDDPVGKVQIHREIDTGLILKRITCPLGVLGIIFEARPEAAIQIVSLAIKSGNGVILKGGKEALRSCEAIVKAIKQGLSHTAVNPDAVQLLTTREEILELLQLDKYVDLIIPRGSNSFVRFVQENTRIPVLGHADGICHLYVDKMADIVKAINITVDAKTQYPSGCNAIETLLVHSSIAADFLPKVAAALQTENVELRGDQPTLQILDNIAAATETDWKTEYSDLILSIKIVDSLEAAITHISEYGSRHTEAIITEDITTAETFQALVNAAGVYHNCSTRFADGFRYGFGAEVGISTQQMPPRGPVGLEGLITYKYQMSGDGHIVSSYTGANAKPFRHRDLE
- the mazG gene encoding nucleoside triphosphate pyrophosphohydrolase, with amino-acid sequence MEGNESLVALQELIEVVAKLRSPEGCLWDLAQTPESLTPYVIEEAYEVVDAIQTGDKGAIAEELGDLLLQVVLQAQIASEAGDFSLQDVAKGISQKLIRRHPHVFGDVKVQSMDEVHQNWETIKAAEKGETPEAQKLSDKLSRYRRSLPPLNAAMKISQKAANVGFEWNNVDEVWGKFHEELGEFQQALAEETPARQESELGDLLFAIIQVARWHNLDPSAGLQGTSQRFIQRLQKMENVIERPFSDYSLEELDALWQQAKTQLGH
- a CDS encoding metal-binding protein yields the protein MPSGQTHDRITIWSLPFVAGVTLISTRSSNMTLLVAGGFIFGGLMFGPDLDIYSRQFQRWGFLRWIWLPYQKSLRHRSFLSHGPIIGTTLRVVYLTSFLVVVGLIVLVVLAKLGNVALNWGEVWSGVGRSLSLYYGEFFALFLGFEIGAMSHSLSDWTGSAYKRFQKQGIQGLLPNGKIKKRKPTRGVKAVKKRRGTQR
- the psb34 gene encoding photosystem II assembly protein Psb34, whose amino-acid sequence is MYTTINENGILNNYSTEPKLYYAEYPTKKQQNRYVFQGVVAVLFVSSIVLIALGVS
- a CDS encoding NADPH-dependent FMN reductase — its product is MVKIVGIGGSLRPGSYTQLGLQVAVQRVAALGAEVEILDLRQMQLPFCNGGKDYSEYPDVQRLRDTVRNADGLILATPEYHGSVSGVIKNALDLMSFEELSGKVTGLISILGGQSNSNALNDLRLIIRWVHGWVIPEQIAIGQAYAAFNSEGKLLDEKVSQRFDQFAQSLVDNTRKLRGVN